Proteins encoded together in one Macadamia integrifolia cultivar HAES 741 chromosome 8, SCU_Mint_v3, whole genome shotgun sequence window:
- the LOC122086607 gene encoding WEB family protein At3g02930, chloroplastic-like, whose amino-acid sequence MNSSKAKSNLPEASQNKTSPATPRVNKLNRGVAKTDTDSPSPLQTSRISVDRSPKSADSRPTSADSRPAIAQRSPKPKIATPPPKISTPDKPRVLKGSELQAQLNLVQEDLKKSKEQLASAEKEKARVLEELKEAKRLADEANEKLSEALVAQKRSEENSEIEKFRADELEQAGIEAAQKREEEWQKELEAVRNQHAVDVAALLSATQELQRVKQELAMTSDAKNKALCHADDATKIAEIHAEKVELLSAELSRVKAMLDSKLEKEANENTELIKKLNSEVDSLKTDLEKAESIEQKLVETEALVDQLRIEVENAKKAELAANNLVEEWQKKARDLESQVEEANQMERSASESCDSLMNQLEGKSGLLQDAEFEISSLKEKVDSLEISIGRQRKDFEESQQLLETAKQEALRMTQMVESLKAELEAVTEEKKQALNNEQLAASSVQDLLAEKNKLVNELETSMEEEEKSKKALESLASALHEVSAEAREAKEKLLSNKAELENFESQIEDLKMVTKATNEKYETMLEESKQEIDLLTKALDYSNHEVKNTKAQWEQKELNLTTSLRKSEEETYAAKREIDRFIRLLKEAEYEAWSAKEERAQILSTLKQTESEVSSLKEVANEANADSMRLRERLLDKENELQSITQENMELRSRETAALEKVEELSKLLEEASAKMIPVENGELSDSEKDYDLLPKVVEFSEENGNGGKEEKHVFEFPSQLLEESKEVEFLTENRNGVKEEKHMFEFPSLRLEEPKEDKYQEKDVVVPVELNMENGNGSPKEGNGNPQRENGDPQEEEKKIEKDDSAEVEVKIWENCKIGEKDLSPEKESEQESLEEDLDSKADGENFDQVNGLPPSESMNNGGRSPSKEQQLKKKKPLLKKFGNLLKKAAASGNK is encoded by the exons ATGAATTCGTCAAAAGCCAA ATCCAATTTGCCTGAAGCTTCACAGAACAAAACCTCCCCAGCAACTCCAAGAGTTAACAAATTGAACAGGGGTGTTGCTAAAACAGATACTGATTCACCTTCTCCCCTGCAAACCTCACGGATTTCAGTTGATCGTTCCCCAAAATCAGCTGACTCAAGACCTACTTCAGCTGACTCAAGGCCTGCCATAGCCCAACGATCCCCCAAGCCAAAGATTGCTACTCCTCCTCCTAAGATTTCTACTCCTGAT AAACCACGGGTGTTGAAGGGATCAGAACTACAGGCTCAATTGAATCTTGTTCAGGAAGATCTTAAGAAGTCGAAGGAGCAATTAGCTTCTGCTGAGAAGGAGAAGGCTCGGGTACTTGAGGAATTGAAGGAGGCCAAGAGATTGGCTGATGAGGCGAATGAGAAGCTCAGTGAGGCCCTTGTTGCTCAAAAACGATCTGAGGAGAATTCTGAGATTGAGAAATTCAGAGCTGATGAGTTGGAGCAGGCAGGTATTGAGGCAGCTCAGAAGCGAGAAGAGGAATGGCAGAAAGAACTTGAAGCTGTTAGGAATCAACATGCTGTGGATGTTGCTGCTTTGCTCTCTGCCACCCAAGAGCTCCAACGGGTGAAGCAGGAGCTAGCTATGACCTCTGACGCAAAAAATAAAGCCCTTTGCCATGCTGATGATGCAACAAAAATTGCAGAAATCCATGCTGAGAAGGTGGAGCTTCTGTCTGCAGAGCTGAGTCGGGTGAAGGCCATGCTTGACTCAAAGCTGGAGAAAGAGGCGAATGAGAACACCGAGTTGATAAAGAAACTGAACTCCGAGGTGGATTCATTGAAAACAGACCTTGAAAAAGCAGAAAGTATTGAGCAGAAGTTGGTTGAAACAGAGGCCCTGGTTGATCAACTCAGAATTGAAGTGGAGAATGCAAAAAAGGCCGAATTAGCTGCTAATAATTTGgtggaggagtggcagaagaagGCCAGGGATTTAGAAAGTCAGGTTGAAGAGGCAAACCAAATGGAGAGATCTGCATCAGAGTCATGTGATTCATTGATGAATCAACTAGAAGGGAAGAGTGGTTTATTGCAGGATGCAGAATTTGAAATCTCTTCTCTTAAAGAGAAAGTGGATTCGTTGGAAATCTCAATTGGGAGACAGAGAAAGGATTTTGAAGAATCACAGCAACTTCTTGAGACAGCTAAGCAAGAGGCATTGAGAATGACACAGATGGTTGAATCTCTGAAAGCGGAGCTTGAAGCTGTGACGGAGGAGAAAAAGCAGGCTTTGAACAATGAGCAACTTGCAGCTTCTAGTGTTCAAGACCTTCTAGCTGAGAAGAACAAACTAGTAAATGAGTTGGAAACctccatggaagaagaagagaagagtaaGAAAGCATTGGAAAGCTTAGCTTCAGCATTGCATGAGGTCTCTGCAGAAGCAAGAGAAGCCAAAGAGAAGCTTTTGTCCAATAAAGCTGAGCTTGAAAATTTTGAGAGCCAAATAGAAGATTTGAAAATGGTCACGAAAGCAACAAACGAGAAGTACGAAACCATGCTTGAAGAGTCGAAACAAGAGATTGATCTTCTTACAAAAGCTCTTGATTACTCCAATCACGAAGTCAAAAACACCAAGGCTCAATGGGAACAAAAAGAGCTCAACTTAACGACTTCTTTAAggaaatcagaagaagaaacctATGCTGCTAAACGAGAAATTGATAGGTTCATTCGATTACTCAAAGaagctgagtatgaagcttggtCTGCAAAGGAGGAAAGAGCCCAGATTCTGAGTACATTGAAGCAAACTGAATCAGAGGTGAGTTCTTTGAAAGAGGTGGCGAACGAAGCTAATGCTGACAGCATGAGGCTGAGGGAGAGATTATTGGACAAAGAGAATGAGTTGCAAAGTATTACTCAAGAGAATATGGAACTCCGAAGTAGGGAAACTGCTGCTCTTGAGAAAGTGGAGGAGTTGTCTAAGTTGCTTGAAGAAGCTTCCGCCAAGATGATTCCTGTGGAAAATGGAGAGCTCTCTGATAGTGAGAAAGATTATGATTTGCTACCCAAGGTAGTAGAATTCTCGGAGGAAAATGGAAATGGTGGAAAAGAGGAGAAGCATGTATTTGAATTTCCATCTCAGCTGCTTGAGGAATCCAAGGAAGTAGAGTTcttaacagaaaatagaaatggaGTAAAAGAGGAGAAGCACATGTTTGAATTTCCATCCCTAAGGCTTGAGGAACCCAAGGAAGACAAATATCAGGAAAAAGATGTGGTAGTGCCTGTGGAATTAAACATGGAGAATGGGAATGGAAGCCCCAAAGAAGGCAATGGGAATCCGCAACGAGAGAATGGAGACCcccaagaagaggaaaagaaaatagaaaaagatgaTTCAGCGGAGGTGGAGGTGAAGATTTGGGAGAACTGCAAGATTGGAGAGAAAGACCTCTCACCAGAGAAAGAGTCTGAGCAGGAATCCCTTGAAGAGGATCTTGATTCAAAAGCAGATGGTGAGAACTTTGACCAGGTAAATGGGTTACCTCCGTCAGAAAGCATGAACAATGGAGGACGTTCTCCATCTAAGGAGCAGCAgctcaagaagaagaagccattGCTCAAGAAGTTTGGAAACCTGTTAAAGAAGGCGGCAGCCAGTGGCAATAAGTAG
- the LOC122085401 gene encoding 8-hydroxygeraniol oxidoreductase-like, which produces MSKANLQVISCKAAVCWGEGEGLVIEEIQVEPPQALEVRVKMICASLCHTDILCWTGYPLALFPRVLGHEGAGVVESVGEGVTELKEGDLVIPTCIGECKECENCCSGKTNLCLNFPTLYHGLMLDNSSRMSVKGQRLYHLFTCSTWSEYTVINVNYVVKIDPRVPPPQASLLSCAFSTGFGATWKEAKVERGSSVAVFGLGSVGLGVVEGARIRGASKIIGVDLNEKKRETGEVFGMTDFIEPGASDKSVAEEIREITGGMGVDYSFECTGVASLINESLESTALGRGVAVIIGTSQEVTALISLTSLICGRTLKGSIFGGIKPKSDLQSIIDKCINEELHLDALVTHEIQLEEINQAFELLKQPDCVKVVIMI; this is translated from the exons ATTGAAGAGATCCAAGTGGAACCACCACAGGCATTAGAAGTTCGTGTTAAGATGATTTGTGCTAGTCTTTGCCACACAGACATACTATGCTGGACTGGATATCCTCTT GCATTATTTCCCAGAGTTTTAGGCCATGAAGGTGCTGG TGTGGTGGAGAGCGTGGGTGAAGGGGTAACAGAGTTGAAAGAAGGTGATCTTGTTATTCCAACTTGCATAGGGGAATGCAAGGAGTGTGAAAACTGTTGCTCAGGAAAGACAAATCTATGCCTCAATTTTCCTACATTGTATCATGGTCTCATGCTTGATAACTCCTCAAGAATGTCTGTGAAAGGCCAAAGACTCTACCACTTGTTTACCTGCTCAACATGGTCAGAATATACAGTCATTAATGTTAATTATGTAGTTAAGATCGATCCAAGGGTACCTCCACCTCAGGCCAGTTTGCTCTCTTGTGCTTTCTCAACCGGATTCGGAGCAACTTGGAAGGAAGCAAAGGTGGAAAGGGGATCGAGCGTCGCAGTTTTTGGTCTTGGAAGTGTTGGATTAGGA GTTGTAGAGGGAGCAAGAATAAGAGGAGCAAGTAAAATCATTGGAGtagatttgaatgaaaagaagagggagaCAGGGGAAGTTTTTGGAATGACAGATTTCATCGAACCAGGAGCATCTGATAAATCTGTTGCTGAGGAAATTAGAGAGATTACAGGGGGAATGGGTGTGGACTACAGTTTTGAGTGTACCGGAGTTGCATCCTTGATCAACGAAAGCCTTGAATCGACGGCACTG GGGAGAGGGGTAGCAGTTATCATAGGAACCAGTCAAGAGGTGACTGCTTTGATTAGTCTTACCTCATTGATATGTGGTAGAACATTGAAGGGTTCCATCTTTGGAGGGATCAAACCTAAATCTGATCTCCAAAGTATTATTGACAAATGCATCAATGAG GAACTTCATCTTGATGCTCTTGTGACTCATGAGATTCAACTTGAAGAGATAAACCAAGCATTTGAGTTGTTGAAGCAACCAGATTGTGTTAAAGTAGTAATCATGATTTAA
- the LOC122085878 gene encoding CYP enzymes assisting alcohol dehydrogenase-like isoform X3 gives MSSGHGCSQTISKSSSQAITCRAAAVCWGAEELLKIEEVEVEPPRSSEVRVKILFASVCHTDILRWKGRPLAFFPRVLGHEGVGLEQGTIGECQECRNCLSGKTNICENYPLHRHGLMPDLSSRMHVRGQRLYHMFTCATWSEYTVVNVNYVTKIDPRVPLPHASLISCGFSTGFGATWKETKIERGSTVAVFGLGGVGLGVIIGARMRGASKIIGIDLNESKKEKGEFFGMTDFIKSGQSHQFISQEIKEMTKGVGVDYSFECTGVEPLINEALESTAVGTGVTISIGISEKGIAPINLVALLSGSRTLKGSVFGGIKPQTDLPTIIEKCINKEIELDALVSHEVQLEDINQAFELLKQPDCLKIVIQVNKSLSC, from the exons ATGAGTTCAGGCCATGGCTGTTCCCAAACGATATCGAAGAGCAGCTCCCAGGCAATAACATGTAGAG CAGCTGCGGTGTGCTGGGGAGCGGAGGAGCTGCTGAAAATAGAAGAGGTCGAGGTCGAGCCACCTCGATCATCGGAGGTTCGTGTCAAGATTCTGTTCGCCAGTGTCTGCCACACCGACATTCTACGCTGGAAAGGGCGTCCTCTT GCATTTTTCCCCAGAGTGCTTGGACATGAAGGTGTtgg ATTAGAACAGGGCACT ATTGGAGAATGCCAGGAATGCAGGAATTGTCTTTCAGGAAAGACCAACATATGCGAAAACTACCCACTACATCGCCACGGCCTCATGCCTGATCTGTCATCAAGAATGCATGTAAGAGGCCAAAGACTTTACCATATGTTTACCTGTGCAACATGGTCAGAATACACAGTTGTGAACGTCAACTATGTTACAAAAATCGATCCAAGGGTTCCTCTCCCACATGCTAGTCTCATCTCATGTGGGTTCTCAACTGGTTTTGGTGCAACATGGAAGGAAACCAAGATCGAAAGGGGGTCAACTGTCGCTGTTTTTGGTCTTGGAGGTGTTGGATTAGGG GTAATTATAGGAGCCCGAATGAGAGGGGCTAGTAAAATCATTGGCATAGATTTAAATGAAagcaagaaggagaagggggaaTTTTTTGGAATGACAGATTTCATAAAATCTGGGCAATCCCACCAATTCATTTCACAGGAAATTAAAGAGATGACGAAAGGGGTGGGCGTCGACTACAGCTTTGAGTGCACTGGAGTGGAACCGTTGATCAACGAAGCCCTTGAATCCACAGCAGTG GGAACAGGAGTCACCATCTCAATTGGCATTAGCGAGAAGGGGATTGCTCCAATCAATCTCGTTGCCCTGTTATCTGGTAGTAGAACACTGAAGGGTTCAGTCTTTGGAGGGATCAAACCTCAAACTGACCTTCCCACCATTATCGAGAAATGCATAAACAag GAGATCGAACTTGATGCGCTTGTGTCTCATGAAGTTCAACTGGAAGACATAAATCAAGCATTTGAGTTACTGAAACAACCTGATTGTCTTAAAATTGTAATCCAAGTAAATAAGAGTCTGTCTTGTTGA
- the LOC122085878 gene encoding CYP enzymes assisting alcohol dehydrogenase-like isoform X1, which yields MSSGHGCSQTISKSSSQAITCRAAAVCWGAEELLKIEEVEVEPPRSSEVRVKILFASVCHTDILRWKGRPLAFFPRVLGHEGVGIVESIGEGVTNLKEGDLVIPTFIGECQECRNCLSGKTNICENYPLHRHGLMPDLSSRMHVRGQRLYHMFTCATWSEYTVVNVNYVTKIDPRVPLPHASLISCGFSTGFGATWKETKIERGSTVAVFGLGGVGLGVIIGARMRGASKIIGIDLNESKKEKGEFFGMTDFIKSGQSHQFISQEIKEMTKGVGVDYSFECTGVEPLINEALESTAVGTGVTISIGISEKGIAPINLVALLSGSRTLKGSVFGGIKPQTDLPTIIEKCINKEIELDALVSHEVQLEDINQAFELLKQPDCLKIVIQVNKSLSC from the exons ATGAGTTCAGGCCATGGCTGTTCCCAAACGATATCGAAGAGCAGCTCCCAGGCAATAACATGTAGAG CAGCTGCGGTGTGCTGGGGAGCGGAGGAGCTGCTGAAAATAGAAGAGGTCGAGGTCGAGCCACCTCGATCATCGGAGGTTCGTGTCAAGATTCTGTTCGCCAGTGTCTGCCACACCGACATTCTACGCTGGAAAGGGCGTCCTCTT GCATTTTTCCCCAGAGTGCTTGGACATGAAGGTGTtgg TATTGTGGAAAGCATTGGTGAAGGGGTCACAAATTTGAAAGAAGGGGACCTTGTAATTCCTACCTTCATTGGAGAATGCCAGGAATGCAGGAATTGTCTTTCAGGAAAGACCAACATATGCGAAAACTACCCACTACATCGCCACGGCCTCATGCCTGATCTGTCATCAAGAATGCATGTAAGAGGCCAAAGACTTTACCATATGTTTACCTGTGCAACATGGTCAGAATACACAGTTGTGAACGTCAACTATGTTACAAAAATCGATCCAAGGGTTCCTCTCCCACATGCTAGTCTCATCTCATGTGGGTTCTCAACTGGTTTTGGTGCAACATGGAAGGAAACCAAGATCGAAAGGGGGTCAACTGTCGCTGTTTTTGGTCTTGGAGGTGTTGGATTAGGG GTAATTATAGGAGCCCGAATGAGAGGGGCTAGTAAAATCATTGGCATAGATTTAAATGAAagcaagaaggagaagggggaaTTTTTTGGAATGACAGATTTCATAAAATCTGGGCAATCCCACCAATTCATTTCACAGGAAATTAAAGAGATGACGAAAGGGGTGGGCGTCGACTACAGCTTTGAGTGCACTGGAGTGGAACCGTTGATCAACGAAGCCCTTGAATCCACAGCAGTG GGAACAGGAGTCACCATCTCAATTGGCATTAGCGAGAAGGGGATTGCTCCAATCAATCTCGTTGCCCTGTTATCTGGTAGTAGAACACTGAAGGGTTCAGTCTTTGGAGGGATCAAACCTCAAACTGACCTTCCCACCATTATCGAGAAATGCATAAACAag GAGATCGAACTTGATGCGCTTGTGTCTCATGAAGTTCAACTGGAAGACATAAATCAAGCATTTGAGTTACTGAAACAACCTGATTGTCTTAAAATTGTAATCCAAGTAAATAAGAGTCTGTCTTGTTGA
- the LOC122085878 gene encoding CYP enzymes assisting alcohol dehydrogenase-like isoform X2: MSSGHGCSQTISKSSSQAITCRAAVCWGAEELLKIEEVEVEPPRSSEVRVKILFASVCHTDILRWKGRPLAFFPRVLGHEGVGIVESIGEGVTNLKEGDLVIPTFIGECQECRNCLSGKTNICENYPLHRHGLMPDLSSRMHVRGQRLYHMFTCATWSEYTVVNVNYVTKIDPRVPLPHASLISCGFSTGFGATWKETKIERGSTVAVFGLGGVGLGVIIGARMRGASKIIGIDLNESKKEKGEFFGMTDFIKSGQSHQFISQEIKEMTKGVGVDYSFECTGVEPLINEALESTAVGTGVTISIGISEKGIAPINLVALLSGSRTLKGSVFGGIKPQTDLPTIIEKCINKEIELDALVSHEVQLEDINQAFELLKQPDCLKIVIQVNKSLSC, from the exons ATGAGTTCAGGCCATGGCTGTTCCCAAACGATATCGAAGAGCAGCTCCCAGGCAATAACATGTAGAG CTGCGGTGTGCTGGGGAGCGGAGGAGCTGCTGAAAATAGAAGAGGTCGAGGTCGAGCCACCTCGATCATCGGAGGTTCGTGTCAAGATTCTGTTCGCCAGTGTCTGCCACACCGACATTCTACGCTGGAAAGGGCGTCCTCTT GCATTTTTCCCCAGAGTGCTTGGACATGAAGGTGTtgg TATTGTGGAAAGCATTGGTGAAGGGGTCACAAATTTGAAAGAAGGGGACCTTGTAATTCCTACCTTCATTGGAGAATGCCAGGAATGCAGGAATTGTCTTTCAGGAAAGACCAACATATGCGAAAACTACCCACTACATCGCCACGGCCTCATGCCTGATCTGTCATCAAGAATGCATGTAAGAGGCCAAAGACTTTACCATATGTTTACCTGTGCAACATGGTCAGAATACACAGTTGTGAACGTCAACTATGTTACAAAAATCGATCCAAGGGTTCCTCTCCCACATGCTAGTCTCATCTCATGTGGGTTCTCAACTGGTTTTGGTGCAACATGGAAGGAAACCAAGATCGAAAGGGGGTCAACTGTCGCTGTTTTTGGTCTTGGAGGTGTTGGATTAGGG GTAATTATAGGAGCCCGAATGAGAGGGGCTAGTAAAATCATTGGCATAGATTTAAATGAAagcaagaaggagaagggggaaTTTTTTGGAATGACAGATTTCATAAAATCTGGGCAATCCCACCAATTCATTTCACAGGAAATTAAAGAGATGACGAAAGGGGTGGGCGTCGACTACAGCTTTGAGTGCACTGGAGTGGAACCGTTGATCAACGAAGCCCTTGAATCCACAGCAGTG GGAACAGGAGTCACCATCTCAATTGGCATTAGCGAGAAGGGGATTGCTCCAATCAATCTCGTTGCCCTGTTATCTGGTAGTAGAACACTGAAGGGTTCAGTCTTTGGAGGGATCAAACCTCAAACTGACCTTCCCACCATTATCGAGAAATGCATAAACAag GAGATCGAACTTGATGCGCTTGTGTCTCATGAAGTTCAACTGGAAGACATAAATCAAGCATTTGAGTTACTGAAACAACCTGATTGTCTTAAAATTGTAATCCAAGTAAATAAGAGTCTGTCTTGTTGA